One window of the Zea mays cultivar B73 chromosome 3, Zm-B73-REFERENCE-NAM-5.0, whole genome shotgun sequence genome contains the following:
- the LOC100276232 gene encoding uncharacterized protein isoform X2 produces the protein MSRIASIKRRSLGCCRRTGKGGGAQASRRAHAHAAMDMELEHGGNEDDRGSESSSSSSKRSFGASSDATVSSTPSKLQALRFAEDLSLPSVQVVVMSANMGCSHCRQRVADVVSKMNGERLHAEFFHHQDKSFHLVSSCLCSAARVRPFHQQGCWTTWWTSGRRR, from the exons atgtCTAGAATAGCTAGTATAAAAAGGAGAAGCCTTGGGTGCTGTCGCCGGACAGGAAAGGGAGGGGGAGCTCAAGCATCAAGAAGAGCCCACGCGCACGCCGCCATGGACATGGAGCTGGAGCACGGAGGGAATGAAGACGACAGGGGGAGtgagtcctcctcctcctcctccaagcGGAGCTTCGGCGCCTCGTCGGACGCAACCGTCAGCAGCACGCCAAGCAAGCTACAGGCTCTGAGGTTTGCGGAAGATCTCTCCCTCCCATCG GTGCAGGTGGTGGTGATGAGCGCCAACATGGGTTGCTCGCACTGCCGGCAGCGGGTCGCCGACGTCGTCTCCAAGATGAACGGTGAGCGCCTACATGCAGAGTTTTTCCATCACCAGGACAAATCATTCCAT CTAGTCAGCTCATGTCTGTGCTCGGCTGCTCGTGTCCGTCCATTCCATCAGCAGGGCTGCTGGACTACATGGTGGACTTCGGGAAGAAGGAGGTGA
- the LOC103650816 gene encoding uncharacterized protein isoform X1 has protein sequence MEDGETEEAQRDAITARMRAQDYAGARALLLRTLQTNPRLEGALEMLPVLEVLCCAAAGRGGVDWYRVLQVLPVDDAARIEARYKSIVAQVEPAMGALPGAELALKLVDEAYAVLSDPEKREGFDSSNVFTRFVRSGVVDAPPPGGTLVRPDRVSSLHTNKIMALNGTSNAVSRTNHADRPCFDGRDSRLSNVASSSGTKRMDPCFLADDGELQSPDGTHVNKGQKSVSEKDVYCMSPSQENWDTCFDDPSHAKEEDLDACFDDPSGTKEGELCSSKSYEYHNFEEDRAIENFAPGQVWAAYDWGRFPRRYALIVKVLTDKMQLYVSWFMPCPQTPEEKKWSLVGLPLVCGTFVADEHRISLTCPTMFCHQISNNNMNQDLEVYPQEGEIWAIYRNWDIGWYTDPRMWKNSDFSIVEILTSYSNESGYTVAHLTKVDGYGSVFQRHFKSGTEHLLHIHGQNLIMFSHRIPSFKFTHDAGTMFELDHSAVPEKMHQKNTSACISHLSELSGLPDDTDGFPETAVAQFSNPSATSKMEAGSPTQAMMSYNTKWFPKDFLEGQIWAVFDSRDRMPRSYVRIIHVVSSTSVFVLKLEPHPMLNEEIQWVEDGLPVASGVFRAGTETTYKDIWEFSHPVECDWSAKRSFYRIFPQKGEIWAMLKNWRITLNTTDIDKCEPRMVEILSEYSDENGVNVCSLARVKGCFTFFHRVAVEDFCLTRWIPRSEMLSFSHRVPAFDIVDIKDHDIPQGSWYLEPSALPTRIIH, from the coding sequence ATGGAGGATGGGGAGACGGAGGAGGCGCAGCGGGACGCGATCACGGCGAGGATGCGGGCCCAGGACTACGCGGGCGCGAGGGCGCTGCTGCTGCGGACGCTTCAGACGAACCCCAGGCTGGAGGGTGCCCTGGAGATGCTCCCGGTGCTCGAGGTCCTCTGCTGCGCCGCCGCCGGCCGTGGGGGCGTGGACTGGTACAGAGTCCTCCAGGTGCTGCCTGTGGATGACGCCGCCAGGATCGAGGCGCGCTACAAGAGCATCGTGGCCCAGGtggagccggccatgggggctcTGCCCGGCGCCGAATTGGCCCTCAAGCTCGTCGACGAGGCTTACGCGGTGCTGTCTGatccagagaagcgagaggggttTGATTCGAGCAACGTTTTCACCCGGTTCGTTCGGTCCGGTGTCGTTGATGCTCCACCGCCCGGTGGCACACTCGTCCGTCCTGACAGGGTGAGCAGCCTTCACACAAACAAGATTATGGCGTTAAATGGTACGAGCAATGCAGTCTCGCGTACCAACCACGCCGACAGGCCATGCTTTGATGGAAGGGATTCCCGTCTTTCAAATGTGGCGAGTTCATCCGGGACTAAGAGGATGGATCCTTGCTTTCTTGCTGATGACGGTGAGTTGCAGTCACCTGATGGCACTCATGTTAACAAGGGGCAAAAGAGTGTCAGTGAAAAGGATGTTTATTGCATGTCTCCCTCACAGGAAAACTGGGATACCTGCTTTGATGATCCATCACATGCTAAGGAAGAAGATTTGGATGCCTGCTTTGATGATCCATCTGGTACCAAAGAAGGTGAGCTATGCAGTAGCAAGTCGTATGAATACCATAATTTTGAAGAAGATCGAGCGATCGAGAATTTTGCTCCTGGCCAGGTTTGGGCAGCATATGACTGGGGGAGGTTTCCTCGTAGATATGCACTGATTGTTAAAGTACTGACGGATAAAATGCAGTTGTATGTCTCATGGTTCATGCCCTGTCCGCAAACTCCTGAAGAGAAGAAATGGTCCCTTGTGGGGTTGCCATTGGTTTGTGGAACTTTCGTTGCAGATGAACACCGAATCTCGTTAACATGTCCAACTATGTTCTGTCACCAAATTTCCAACAACAACATGAATCAAGATCTTGAAGTGTATCCACAGGAAGGTGAAATATGGGCCATTTATAGAAATTGGGATATCGGATGGTACACTGATCCTAGGATGTGGAAGAATAGTGACTTCTCTATTGTTGAAATTCTTACTAGCTATTCTAATGAATCAGGTTACACTGTTGCACATTTGACAAAGGTGGATGGTTATGGAAGTGTTTTCCAGAGGCATTTTAAGAGTGGAACAGAACATTTGTTACACATACATGGTCAAAATCTTATCATGTTTTCTCACAGGATCCCTTCTTTCAAATTTACTCATGATGCTGGAACTATGTTCGAGCTTGATCATTCTGCAGTTCCAGAAAAAATGCACCAAAAAAATACATCTGCGTGTATTTCTCATTTGTCTGAGCTTTCAGGTTTACCTGATGACACAGATGGCTTCCCTGAAACTGCTGTTGCACAATTCTCAAATCCTTCAGCAACAAGCAAAATGGAAGCAGGTTCCCCGACGCAAGCCATGATGAGCTACAATACCAAGTGGTTTCCCAAGGATTTTCTAGAGGGCCAAATATGGGCTGTATTTGATTCTCGGGACCGGATGCCTAGGTCTTATGTCAGGATAATCCATGTGGTTTCATCTACTTCAGTTTTTGTATTGAAGTTGGAACCTCACCCTATGCTTAATGAAGAGATACAGTGGGTTGAAGATGGTCTACCGGTTGCTTCTGGAGTATTTCGCGCTGGTACTGAAACTACTTACAAGGATATCTGGGAATTCTCACACCCTGTAGAGTGTGACTGGAGTGCAAAAAGATCTTTTTACCGTATATTCCCCCAAAAGGGGGAAATATGGGCAATGCTAAAAAATTGGAGGATCACCTTGAATACCACTGACATTGACAAATGTGAACCTCGCATGGTTGAGATCCTCTCGGAATACTCTGATGAAAATGGAGTAAATGTTTGCAGCTTGGCTCGGGTAAAAGGTTGCTTTACCTTTTTTCATAGGGTAGCAGTGGAGGATTTCTGTTTGACAAGGTGGATTCCAAGGTCTGAAATGCTCAGCTTTTCCCACCGTGTTCCTgcttttgacattgttgacatcaaAGATCATGATATACCACAAGGGTCATGGTATCTGGAACCAAGTGCCCTTCCTACAAGGATCATACATTAA
- the LOC100276232 gene encoding uncharacterized protein isoform X1 yields the protein MSRIASIKRRSLGCCRRTGKGGGAQASRRAHAHAAMDMELEHGGNEDDRGSESSSSSSKRSFGASSDATVSSTPSKLQALRFAEDLSLPSVQVVVMSANMGCSHCRQRVADVVSKMNAGLLDYMVDFGKKEVTVRGKVAHTKNKRKHRKALLGAPAGWDDARSAAAASSSSPGGHARTTLSWFLGCYGS from the exons atgtCTAGAATAGCTAGTATAAAAAGGAGAAGCCTTGGGTGCTGTCGCCGGACAGGAAAGGGAGGGGGAGCTCAAGCATCAAGAAGAGCCCACGCGCACGCCGCCATGGACATGGAGCTGGAGCACGGAGGGAATGAAGACGACAGGGGGAGtgagtcctcctcctcctcctccaagcGGAGCTTCGGCGCCTCGTCGGACGCAACCGTCAGCAGCACGCCAAGCAAGCTACAGGCTCTGAGGTTTGCGGAAGATCTCTCCCTCCCATCG GTGCAGGTGGTGGTGATGAGCGCCAACATGGGTTGCTCGCACTGCCGGCAGCGGGTCGCCGACGTCGTCTCCAAGATGAACG CAGGGCTGCTGGACTACATGGTGGACTTCGGGAAGAAGGAGGTGACGGTGCGCGGGAAGGTGGCGCACACCAAGAACAAGAGGAAGCACAGGAAGGCACTGCTGGGTGCTCCAGCAGGTTGGGACGACGCCAGATCGGCGGCGGCCGCGTCGTCGTCTTCGCCCGGCGGCCATGCCAGGACGACGCTGTCATGGTTTTTGGGATGCTACGGCTCATGA
- the LOCLOC103650817 gene encoding Trihelix transcription factor ASR3, translating into MSANENSPPVEAAAAASTPRSRLPRWTRHETLVLIQARRAMERRGVQLPAVRPRPKWAAVSAYCRRHGVERGPMQCRKRWGNLSWDLKKIVAWEGKAIAGAGAGAAQHESFWDMRGDQRRARQLPSSFDREVYDALVCGASAGEDAAAAAVLPPDFGDGEPEGVYRQPPIMVMPISVRKYEPPPATSEHECSGPVTESDQKKAGAAASDKNSTSSQHDGGFKDSDATFVADQAEGTATASIGKQVVEALERGNRALAQQLEAHRSWWDADREQRAALLRAMDRVADAVCRIADKL; encoded by the exons ATGTCTGCCAACGAGAATTCACCGCCGGTGGAGGCCGCCGCGGCCGCCTCCACGCCACGGTCGCGGCTGCCGCGGTGGACGCGGCACGAGACGCTGGTCCTGATCCAGGCGAGGCGCGCCATGGAGCGGCGCGGCGTGCAGCTGCCGGCGGTGCGGCCGCGGCCCAAGTGGGCGGCGGTGTCGGCctactgccggcgccacggagtgGAGCGCGGGCCCATGCAGTGCCGGAAGCGGTGGGGCAACCTGTCGTGGGACCTGAAGAAGATCGTCGCGTGGGAGGGGAAGGCcatcgccggcgccggcgccggcgccgcgcAGCACGAGTCGTTCTGGGACATGCGCGGCGACCAGCGGCGCGCCAGGCAGCTGCCGTCGTCCTTCGACCGCGAGGTGTACGACGCGCTCGTCTGCGGCGCGTCCGCCGGCGAggacgccgccgccgcggccgtGCTGCCGCCGGACTTCGGCGACGGGGAGCCGGAAGGGGTGTACCGGCAGCCGCCCATCATGGTCATGCCTATATCAG TGAGGAAGTACGAGCCCCCTCCTGCCACTTCTGAACACGAATGCTCTGGTCCAG TGACAGAGAGTGATCAGAAGAAGGCGGGCGCGGCGGCGTCGGACAAGAACTCGACGTCGTCGCAACACGACGGCGGCTTCAAGGACAGCGACGCGACGTTCGTGGCGGATCAGGCGGAGGGCACGGCCACGGCCAGCATCGGGAAGCAGGTGGTCGAGGCCCTGGAGAGGGGCAACCGGGCGCTGGCGCAGCAGCTGGAGGCGCACAGGAGCTGGTGGGACGCCGACAGGGAGCAGCGGGCGGCGCTCCTCCGCGCCATGGACAGGGTCGCCGACGCCGTGTGCAGGATCGCCGATAAGCTCTGA
- the LOC103650816 gene encoding uncharacterized protein isoform X2 yields the protein MEDGETEEAQRDAITARMRAQDYAGARALLLRTLQTNPRLEGALEMLPVLEVLCCAAAGRGGVDWYRVLQVLPVDDAARIEARYKSIVAQVEPAMGALPGAELALKLVDEAYAVLSDPEKREGFDSSNVFTRFVRSGVVDAPPPGGTLVRPDRVSSLHTNKIMALNGTSNAVSRTNHADRPCFDGRDSRLSNVASSSGTKRMDPCFLADDGKLGYLL from the exons ATGGAGGATGGGGAGACGGAGGAGGCGCAGCGGGACGCGATCACGGCGAGGATGCGGGCCCAGGACTACGCGGGCGCGAGGGCGCTGCTGCTGCGGACGCTTCAGACGAACCCCAGGCTGGAGGGTGCCCTGGAGATGCTCCCGGTGCTCGAGGTCCTCTGCTGCGCCGCCGCCGGCCGTGGGGGCGTGGACTGGTACAGAGTCCTCCAGGTGCTGCCTGTGGATGACGCCGCCAGGATCGAGGCGCGCTACAAGAGCATCGTGGCCCAGGtggagccggccatgggggctcTGCCCGGCGCCGAATTGGCCCTCAAGCTCGTCGACGAGGCTTACGCGGTGCTGTCTGatccagagaagcgagaggggttTGATTCGAGCAACGTTTTCACCCGGTTCGTTCGGTCCGGTGTCGTTGATGCTCCACCGCCCGGTGGCACACTCGTCCGTCCTGACAGGGTGAGCAGCCTTCACACAAACAAGATTATGGCGTTAAATGGTACGAGCAATGCAGTCTCGCGTACCAACCACGCCGACAGGCCATGCTTTGATGGAAGGGATTCCCGTCTTTCAAATGTGGCGAGTTCATCCGGGACTAAGAGGATGGATCCTTGCTTTCTTGCTGATGACG GAAAACTGGGATACCTGCTTTGA
- the LOC100276232 gene encoding uncharacterized protein LOC100276232: MDMELEHGGNEDDRGSESSSSSSKRSFGASSDATVSSTPSKLQALRFAEDLSLPSVQVVVMSANMGCSHCRQRVADVVSKMNGLLDYMVDFGKKEVTVRGKVAHTKNKRKHRKALLGAPAGWDDARSAAAASSSSPGGHARTTLSWFLGCYGS; this comes from the exons ATGGACATGGAGCTGGAGCACGGAGGGAATGAAGACGACAGGGGGAGtgagtcctcctcctcctcctccaagcGGAGCTTCGGCGCCTCGTCGGACGCAACCGTCAGCAGCACGCCAAGCAAGCTACAGGCTCTGAGGTTTGCGGAAGATCTCTCCCTCCCATCG GTGCAGGTGGTGGTGATGAGCGCCAACATGGGTTGCTCGCACTGCCGGCAGCGGGTCGCCGACGTCGTCTCCAAGATGAACG GGCTGCTGGACTACATGGTGGACTTCGGGAAGAAGGAGGTGACGGTGCGCGGGAAGGTGGCGCACACCAAGAACAAGAGGAAGCACAGGAAGGCACTGCTGGGTGCTCCAGCAGGTTGGGACGACGCCAGATCGGCGGCGGCCGCGTCGTCGTCTTCGCCCGGCGGCCATGCCAGGACGACGCTGTCATGGTTTTTGGGATGCTACGGCTCATGA